A part of Primulina eburnea isolate SZY01 chromosome 10, ASM2296580v1, whole genome shotgun sequence genomic DNA contains:
- the LOC140803026 gene encoding uncharacterized protein encodes MAVIEEEPAVESSSKSQSKLPAAAGYESDGYETASETELYDAVPESENCPDDKNTGSLTIHPEDEEQYEMSDCVESEVNEKALEKSNDAKLEGNSLFKAGEYEEALGKYEFAIQIVQDVLSSTEIRSICHANRAACFSKLGKHEETIKECTKALELNPTYMKAVLRRGEAHEKLENYEESIADMTKVLELDPSNDQARRTIIRLKPLADEKREKMKEEMIGKLKEMGNSILGRFGMSVDNFKAVKDPNTGSYSISFQQ; translated from the exons ATGGCTGTGATTGAAGAAGAGCCAGCCGTTGAAAGCAGttccaaatctcaatcaaaattACCGGCGGCGGCGGGATACGAGTCCGATGGGTACGAGACCGCCAGTGAAACGGAGCTGTACGACGCCGTTCCAGAATCAGAGAATTGTCCTGATGATAAGAATACTGGTAGTTTAACGATCCATCCCGAGGACGAAGAACAATATGAAATGTCGGACTGCGTCGAGAGTGAAGTCAATGAG AAAGCCTTGGAGAAATCAAATGACGCCAAACTGGAGGGTAATTCCTTATTTAAAGCTGGAGAATATGAAGAGGCACTAGGAAAATATGAATTTGCAATACAAATTGTCCAAGATGTGCTTTCATCTACTGAAATACGATCAATATGCCATGCAAATAGAGCTGCTTGTTTCTCCAAATTG GGAAAGCACGAGGAGACAATTAAAGAGTGTACAAAGGCATTAGAGCTGAATCCTACCTACATGAAAGCTGTGCTAAGAAGAGGGGAGGCACACGAGAAGCTTGAAAATTATGAAGAGTCAATTGCTG ACATGACAAAAGTCTTGGAATTGGATCCGTCGAATGATCAAGCTAGGCGAACCATTATCCGTTTGAAGCCATTAGCTGACGAAAAACGTGAAAAAATGAAGGAAGAGATGATTG GGAAGCTAAAAGAAATGGGAAATTCTATTTTGGGTCGTTTCGGCATGAGCGTCGACAATTTTAAAGCTGTGAAAGATCCGAACACCGGTTCCTATTCTATTTCATTTCAGCAATAG
- the LOC140803025 gene encoding UDP-glucuronate 4-epimerase 1 has product MRSLAEEELLLPSTPGKFKDKSRTMHRQFHRCFTSTSTMFLWALFLVALTAAYLSFQSFVDSGSRFFSTAWGGAHWEHQVRSSAKIQRQNGFSVIVTGAAGFVGSHVSIALKKRGDGVVGLDNFNNYYDPSLKMARRSLLDSNKIFIVEGDVNDARLFAKLFEIVRFTHVMHLAAQAGVRYAMENPLSYVHSNIAGLVTLLEACKNSDPQPAIVWASSSSVYGLNEKVPFSESDRTDRPASLYAATKKAGEEITHTYNHIYGLSITGLRFFTVYGPWGRPDMAYFSFTRNILQGKPITVYRGKDRVDLARDFTYIDDIVKGCVASLDTAKKSTGSGGKKRGPAQYRIFNLGNTSPVTVPLMVEILEKHLKVKAKKHMVDMPGNGDVPFTHANISSAQKELGYKPVTDLQTGLKKFVKWYQSYYGHNHRKSLK; this is encoded by the coding sequence atgagGTCCCTAGCCGAGGAAGAGTTGCTCCTGCCTTCGACGCCGGGGAAATTCAAGGATAAATCTCGGACAATGCACCGACAGTTCCACCGGTGTTTTACGTCGACGAGTACGATGTTTCTATGGGCTCTGTTCTTGGTGGCGTTGACGGCGGCTTATTTGAGTTTCCAATCATTCGTCGATTCCGGTAGCAGGTTCTTCTCCACCGCGTGGGGCGGTGCTCACTGGGAACATCAGGTCAGGTCCTCCGCCAAGATCCAACGGCAGAACGGGTTTTCCGTGATCGTCACCGGCGCCGCCGGATTCGTCGGCTCCCACGTGTCGATTGCCCTGAAGAAACGTGGAGATGGCGTCGTCGGGTTGGACAATTTCAACAACTATTACGACCCTTCATTGAAAATGGCCCGAAGAAGCCTCCTCGATTCCAACAAAATCTTCATCGTGGAAGGCGATGTCAACGACGCCCGCTTGTTCGCCAAGCTCTTCGAGATCGTACGCTTCACCCACGTGATGCACTTGGCTGCGCAGGCGGGTGTACGATACGCCATGGAGAATCCCCTATCTTACGTACACAGCAACATTGCCGGGCTCGTCACCCTTCTCGAAGCCTGCAAAAACTCCGACCCGCAACCCGCGATCGTATGGGCCAGCTCCAGCTCCGTCTACGGGTTGAACGAAAAGGTGCCATTCTCCGAATCGGATCGCACCGACAGACCCGCCTCACTTTACGCAGCCACAAAGAAAGCCGGGGAAGAAATAACACACACGTACAACCACATATACGGGCTATCCATAACCGGGTTGCGTTTCTTCACGGTTTACGGGCCGTGGGGACGACCCGACATGGCGTATTTCTCTTTCACCCGGAATATCTTACAGGGTAAGCCCATCACAGTTTACCGCGGTAAAGACCGGGTTGACTTGGCCCGAGACTTCACTTACATAGATGATATCGTGAAGGGTTGCGTGGCTTCACTGGATACAGCTAAGAAAAGCACCGGGTCAGGCGGGAAGAAACGGGGCCCAGCCCAATATCGGATCTTCAATTTGGGTAATACTTCACCCGTGACAGTGCCCTTGATGGTAGAAATACTGGAGAAGCATTTGAAAGTGAAAGCCAAGAAGCACATGGTCGATATGCCAGGAAACGGCGACGTTCCGTTCACTCATGCGAATATCAGTTCGGCCCAGAAGGAATTAGGGTACAAACCCGTGACCGATTTGCAAACCGGGTTGAAAAAGTTCGTCAAGTGGTACCAATCATATTATGGCCATAATCATCGCAAATCTCTGAagtga